In Gemmatimonadaceae bacterium, the genomic window GGTGTTCATGCACCCCGAAGACGCCCGCCAACGCCTGCTCACCGATGGCGAGCTGGCGTGGGTGTACGGTCCGCGGCGCCACGAACTCGCCACCGTGCACTACGACGACGCACTGCCCCGCGGCGACGTGGTGCTGCGCGACGTCGTCGGCGCCTCGCCGTCCGAGATCGTGCGGGTGATCAAACCAGACCTGGATTCGCGCGGACGACCGCCCGCTTACGCATGACAACCGGCCGATGACCAGGAAACCACGGCGCCCGCTCGATCGCGCCACGCTGCCGCTCCACGGCGGCCTCGATGCCGGCGACCGCGACGTCGACGCCCCGGTGGTGCGCGCGCTGTACCAGTCGGTCAACTACATCCAGGAAATCGGCACCGCCGAGGGCATGCGGTATCCGCGGTACGGCAACGCGCCCAACGCCGAAGCCGTGCAGCGCCGGATGGCCGCGCTCGAGGGCGCCGAAGCGTCAGTGCTGCTCGCCAGCGGCATGGGCGCCACCGCCTGCGCGCTCACCGCTCTGCTCCGCCCCGGCGATCACATCGTGGCCAGCGCGTGGATCTACGGCGGCACGCGCACCCTGCTCGAGCAGGAATTCACCTCCCTCGGCATCGAGGTGTCGCTCATCGAACCGAACGAGGTGCGCGTCTGGCGCCGCGCCGTGCGCAAGAACACGCGGGTCGTGTTCGTCGAGACGCCGGTCAATCCCAGCTGCCGCGTGCTCGACCTCAAGCCGGTGAGCTACGTGTGCAAGGACTCGGGCATTGCGCTCGTGGTCGACGCCACGTTCGCCAGCCCGGTGAACTTTCGCCCGCTCGAGCATGGCGCCGACGTGTCCATCCACTCGGCCACCAAGTACCTGAATGGCCACCACGACGTGATGGGCGGCGTCGTCTCGGGCACCGCGCCCTATATTGAAGAGGTGCGGCAGAAGATGATGATCTGGGGCCAGGCGCCCGACCCGTTCGCCGCGTGGCTGCTCGAGCGCGGACTCAAAACGCTCGACGTGCGCGTGCAGCGGCAGAACGCCAACGGTATGCGCGTGGCCGAATGGGCCGAGAGCTGCAAAGAGATCAGGCGCGTCCACTACCCGGG contains:
- a CDS encoding aminotransferase class I/II-fold pyridoxal phosphate-dependent enzyme, producing MTRKPRRPLDRATLPLHGGLDAGDRDVDAPVVRALYQSVNYIQEIGTAEGMRYPRYGNAPNAEAVQRRMAALEGAEASVLLASGMGATACALTALLRPGDHIVASAWIYGGTRTLLEQEFTSLGIEVSLIEPNEVRVWRRAVRKNTRVVFVETPVNPSCRVLDLKPVSYVCKDSGIALVVDATFASPVNFRPLEHGADVSIHSATKYLNGHHDVMGGVVSGTAPYIEEVRQKMMIWGQAPDPFAAWLLERGLKTLDVRVQRQNANGMRVAEWAESCKEIRRVHYPGLPSHPDHAVAKRTLDGFGGMLALELGGGARAVDRMLRRLRLFQHAPSLGGVDSLVSEPRHTSHAAVPADERARAGIADGFVRLSIGIESADDLIADLDQALR
- a CDS encoding molybdopterin dinucleotide binding domain-containing protein, yielding MAERLHRPLRVAQLIATKPDDPARGSAVFMHPEDARQRLLTDGELAWVYGPRRHELATVHYDDALPRGDVVLRDVVGASPSEIVRVIKPDLDSRGRPPAYA